One window of Drosophila busckii strain San Diego stock center, stock number 13000-0081.31 chromosome 3L, ASM1175060v1, whole genome shotgun sequence genomic DNA carries:
- the LOC108600909 gene encoding uncharacterized protein LOC108600909 isoform X1, translating to MESAAAAAATAATASLQRVASQSSLVQSAPPHHYHYIQYPAHYQPPSMPAQAQQCQCPCSCGRATAATQQPTQQQQQQQQQQNASIAVVLVHQPTSSSTQQQQQQQQSTLKTQSAQSLLNHSYQALHDEEQQQQQRERLNLPLDSSVGSASCDCDLECSCAHNGISLSQQHKRNLLTDAMLAADEITVSESDNNSTMIKKKKPRASGAAGQLPVKMQPTSSCNDIYHDTELEAAAVGVAAAAAGIAGSNKSQSLDDHRPPLPPRPPPRPRSNLNGSNAHRHGVGIKKYVVWCLICGGFSCLLGVLFLGVYFLLHSYTITVGNFETVPTFVPATLLILTGVCIMSLARRRNRYSYLIKLSGACGLVSALTCALVTVTTTVLHMSRLQALRECEYAQKTRTCTCYSDLIESQVDRVDKEGVRLVFDSLSDCGVVHGSLYTCLRAIFGLSVAGVLIAVFSCMLVYQLLSHERKKMYWEQLELRCRSLYASQAPPTHSLGALAAPGRMLNCRCCEQCHAHRQLTLPLQTTAYPWDEASAAAAAAAAAAAAGGANAEQRFWATQPPGNFYSPNPGGEEAAAAHERAARGNGGGWSWPRMPWQRNSPDATRRFRQAAASPDSQYGFSSTAAVAVADGNQLLMEEPVGAVYNAMPANALPYGVWGPPPPYSDPNSPARRGYYQYLQAGVCLSSNAAAGAALLPQQAIEAQPLAQLQMQQLAQQTRAGQAATLERMDGLNAGSGVVSTAGLVRHGAGYKAKYENTHSDSDGGGGWERERCSNTLPTRKLKKRIEAGAKSIGPQNNASHQRPNIQQLFPNAEAQSKPLEEQQPTQQQAQSAATGVENSAYQDSNGAIAKGQGQAAGTAGESLDPAESEVYFADVSSCCNDNYYDNAQRQLAALPHQHQHQHSNCSHSSNQSNANNNEDYLAQRFARREHSIRSRLPIPQTRLEDDYESSNLNMPTQKDISRQSMCSVESEAKTEFTDLSPSTPCGAALPPLPPPANFASDAPAMPAATAAAANFVASFPYSSESQCLEAHRRSTKNIHELLLAGNNTQDGSQSSHYEIINDRERYQLQRGGGVGSSKHKSKSKSRSREQLDIYGSSGATERSDWSDGSGGGAALRSSSSKRL from the exons ATGgaatctgcagcagcagcagccgccaccgCTGCCACGGCATCCTTGCAACGTGTCGCCTCGCAGAGCAGCCTGGTGCAGTCAGCGCCGCCGCATCACTATCATTACATACAATATCCGGCGCATTATCAGCCACCATCAATGCCAGCTCAAGCCCAGCAATGCCAGTGTCCCTGCTCTTGTGGACGCGCCACAGCGGCCACACAGCAgccaacacaacagcagcagcagcaacagcaacaacaaaatgcttcCATTGCTGTGGTGCTGGTGCATCAACCAACTTCCAGctccacacagcagcagcagcagcaacagcaatcaacATTGAAAACACAGTCGGCGCAATCGCTGCTTAATCATTCCTACCAAGCGTTGCACGAtgaggagcaacagcagcagcaacgcgagCGGCTGAACTTGCCACTCGACAGCTCGGTGGGGTCGGCCAGCTGTGACTGCGATCTGGAATGCAGTTGCGCCCACAATGGCATCTCCCTCAGTCAACAGCACAAGCGTAATCTGCTCACGGATGCCATGTTGGCCGCTGATGAAATAACGGTCAGCGAGTcggacaacaacagcaccatgatcaaaaagaaaaagccgCGTGCCAGTGGCGCTGCTGGTCAGTTGCCTGTCAAGATGCAACCCACGAGCAGCTGCAATGACATCTACCATGATACGGAGctggaagcagcagctgtgggcgtggctgctgctgctgctggaattgCTGGTAGCAACAAGTCACAGAGTCTGGATGATCATCGACCGCCATTGCCGCCACGCCCACCGCCCAGACCACGCAGCAATCTCAATGGCTCAAATG CACATCGTCATGGCGTGGGCATCAAAAAGTATGTGGTGTGGTGTCTCATCTGCGGCGGCTTCAGCTGTCTGCTGGGCGTGCTCTTCCTGGGCGTTTACTTTCTGCTGCATTCCTACACCATCACTGTGGGCAACTTTGAAACTGTGCCCACCTTTGTGCCCGCCACGCTGCTCATACTCACGGGCGTCTGCATCATGAGCCTGGCCAGGCGTCGCAATCGCTACAGCTATTTG ATTAAGCTATCAGGCGCCTGCGGCTTGGTCTCTGCTTTAACATGCGCCTTGGTTACAGTCACCACGACCGTGTTGCATATGAGTCGCCTGCAGGCTTTGCGGGAATGCGAGTACGCGCAGAAGACGCGCACCTGCACCTGCTACTCGGATCTCATTGAATCGCAGGTGGATCGCGTGGACAAAG AAGGCGTGCGTCTGGTCTTTGATTCGCTCTCGGACTGCGGCGTCGTGCACGGCTCGCTCTACACCTGTCTGCGCGCCATCTTTGGACTCTCCGTGGCAGGTGTGCTCATTGCTGTGTTCAGTTGCATGCTCGTCTATCAGCTTCTCAGCCATGAGCGCAAGAAAATGTACtgggagcagctggagctgcgcTGCCGTTCGCTCTATGCCAGTCAAGCGCCGCCAACTCATAGTCTGGGCGCCTTGGCAGCGCCGGGACGCATGCTCAACTGTCGCTGCTGTGagcagtgccacgcccatcgCCAGttaacgctgccgctgcagacAACAGCGTATCCCTGGGATGAGGCTagcgcagcggcggcggcggcagctgctgctgctgctgctggtggcgccaATGCGGAGCAGCGTTTCTGGGCCACACAGCCGCCGGGCAACTTCTACTCACCCAATCCAGGTGGCGAggaggcggcagcagcgcatgAGCGTGCAGCACgcggcaacggcggcggctGGAGCTGGCCACGCATGCCCTGGCAACGCAATTCGCCGGATGCCACACGCAGATTTCGTCAGGCAGCCGCCAGTCCGGACTCGCAGTACGGCTTTAGCTCCACGGCTGCTGTAGCCGTTGCGGATGGCAATCAGCTGTTAATGGAGGAGCCTGTGGGCGCTGTCTACAATGCCATGCCAGCGAATGCCTTGCCCTATGGCGTCTGGGGACCGCCGCCGCCGTATAGCGATCCCAACAGTCCGGCGCGTCGTGGCTACTATCAGTATTTGCAGGCGGGCGTCTGCCTGTCCAGCAATGCAGCAGCGggcgcagcgctgctgccacagcaaGCCATTGAGGCACAGCCATTGGCGCAGCTGCAgatgcagcagctggcgcagcagaCGCGTGCTGGCCAAGCAGCGACGCTGGAGCGCATGGATGGCCTTAATGCTGGCAGCGGCGTTGTGTCCACAGCGGGTTTGGTGCGTCATGGCGCCGGCTACAAGGCCAAGTACGAGAATACACACTCGGATTCggatggcggcggcggctgggAGCGCGAACGCTGCTCCAATACGCTGCCCACGCGCAAGCTGAAGAAGCGCATTGAGGCGGGCGCCAAGAGCATTGGACCACAGAACAATGCAAGCCATCAGCGTCCCAATATACAGCAGCTGTTTCCAAACGCTGAGGCGCAATCAAAGCCGCTGGAGGAGCAACagccgacgcagcagcaggcgcagtcCGCTGCAACGGGTGTGGAGAACAGCGCCTATCAGGACTCCAATGGTGCCATAGCCAAGGGACAGGGCCAGGCAGCGGGCACTGCTGGCGAGAGCTTGGATCCCGCCGAGTCGGAGGTTTACTTTGCCGatgtcagcagctgctgcaatgacAATTACTATGACAATGCGCAGCGgcagctggcggcgctgcctcaccagcatcagcatcagcacagcaattgcagtcacagcagcaatcagagcaacgccaacaacaacgaggATTATCTGGCGCAGCGCTTTGCACGCCGGGAGCATTCCATACGCAGTCGTCTGCCCATACCACAAACGCGGCTGGAGGATGACTATGAAAGCTCCAACTTGAACATGCCCACGCAGAAGGACATTTCGCGACAGAGCATGTGCTCCGTGGAGTCGGAGGCCAAGACTGAGTTTACCGATCTATCGCCATCGACGCCATGCGGCGCCGCCTTGccaccgctgccgccgccagcgaACTTCGCCAGCGATGCACCAGCCATGCCAGCGGCCACTGCGGCGGCAGCCAACTTTGTTGCCTCGTTTCCCTACTCCTCGGAGTCGCAGTGCCTGGAGGCGCATCGCCGCTCTACCAAAAACATCCACGAGCTGTTGCTGGCGGGCAACAACACGCAGGACGGCAGCCAATCCTCGCACTATGAGATCATCAACGATCGTGAGCGTTATCAGCTGCagcgcggcggcggcgtcggcagcagcaagcacaagtccaagtccaagtcgcGCTCCAGGGAGCAGCTGGACATCtatggcagcagcggcgccacaGAGCGCTCCGATTGGTCTgatggcagcggcggcggcgccgccttgcgcagcagcagcagcaagcgcttgTGA